A genomic segment from Triticum dicoccoides isolate Atlit2015 ecotype Zavitan chromosome 1A, WEW_v2.0, whole genome shotgun sequence encodes:
- the LOC119293456 gene encoding phosphoribosylglycinamide formyltransferase, chloroplastic-like: MEAAAVASPGSGLRYLPPINPAQKRQRSRSATAGAFATTRRQPRAAVACRRPHRVEAAAAARDSGGSGDSSHCSGGVRSRKRLAVFVSGGGSNFRSIHEATAAGGKASSGDMVALVTDKPGCGGAEYARRSGIPVVLFPRSKSAPEGVPTAQLLNALRDLRVDFVLLAGYLKLIPSELVQAYPRSVLNIHPSLLPAFGGKGYYGLKVHKAVIASGARYSGPTVHFVDEQFDTGRTLAQRVVPVLADDTPEQLAARVLHEEHHVYVEAVAALCEDRIVWREDGVPLIRTQTNPDAYA, translated from the exons ATGGAGGCGGCCGCCGTCGCTTCCCCCGGCTCCGGGCTGCGCTACCTGCCACCGATCAACCCCGCCCAGAAGCGTCAGCGGAGCCGGAGCGCGACGGCGGGGGCCTTCGCGACCACGCGGCGGCAGCCTCGCGCTGCTGTCGCTTGCAGGCGGCCCCATCGcgttgaggcggcggcggcggcgagggatagCGGCGGATCCGGGGACTCTTCTCACTGTTCCGGCGGAGTGAGGAGCAGGAAACGCCTCGCGGTGTTCGTGTCCGGCGGCGGCTCCAACTTCCGGTCCATCCACGAGGCCACCGCCGCGGGCGGCAAGGCGAGCAGCGGGGATATGGTCGCGCTCGTCACGGACAAGCCAG GATGCGGCGGAGCGGAGTACGCGAGGCGCAGCGGCATACCGGTGGTCCTGTTCCCCAGGTCCAAATCGGCGCCGGAGGGGGTGCCGACGGCTCAGCTTCTGAATGCCCTGAG GGATCTCAGGGTGGACTTCGTTCTGCTCGCTGGTTACCTGAAACTTATACCCAGTGAGCTAGTCCAGGCATATCCCAGATCCGTACTGAATATACATCCTTCGCTCCTCCCGGCATTCGGAGGCAAGGGTTATTATGGTCTGAAGGTGCATAAAGCCGTCATTGCGTCTGGAGCCAG ATATTCAGGACCAACTGTGCACTTTGTGGATGAACAGTTCGACACGGGAAGAACTTTAGCCCAAAGGGTTGTGCCTGTGCTAGCCGACGATACTCCAGAGCAATTGGCTGCAAGGGTTCTACATGAG GAGCATCATGTTTATGTTGAGGCAGTTGCTGCCTTGTGCGAGGATCGAATCGTGTGGCGAGAAGACGGTGTCCCACTTATCAGAACTCAGACAAACCCCGATGCATACGCCTAA